One window of the Salminus brasiliensis chromosome 1, fSalBra1.hap2, whole genome shotgun sequence genome contains the following:
- the LOC140536109 gene encoding suppressor of tumorigenicity 14 protein homolog: MQRRLPGSNKVLHSRLEEQYYMEKDEDTLRLLGLNLDDNDDDDDDSDDKAEKIKNPNSLQSGKWQLGLQAMSFDLYAKYGNNRTLSLVSPKKPYYQWRLRVPSGHVVRLDVVTLQGATPGSCSANKLSAYDFLLPLQNKIIARWCGMPVSGSSPVMKLTSSGNVMLVTFSFSRQRQGAIFKAYFQAIPKAECGGFLSAWNGSVVSPYYPAYYPPNVDCNWKIRAPLPGYLLSITIVMLDIQDSPTSSSCEKDWLEIGGVKLCNPVGDSSRKRIYPSPVLLHFHSDESLTHKGFYLVYRAFSPESTCPRQFRCGDGRCIPLRKVCDGERDCADGRDEAKCSICKTGEVYCGSGQCRPHGSQCNLQIACGDSSEESNCAGKCHHMCPNKICLPKSAMCDGIIDCKDRSDELNCTRAFHKGCSPTSYKCANGKCINKVNPECDGIKDCKDGSDEMRCGCGTRPRKRAKIVGGTDAQAGSWPWQVSLQMERYGHVCGASLVGTRWLLSAAHCFQDSDAIKYSDARAWRAYLGMRVMNTASNAAATRQIRRIVQHAQYDQFTSDYDIALLELSAPVFFNDLVQPVCVPAPSHAFTSGTSCFVTGWGVLTEEGELATLLQEATVSIINHKTCNKMYDDAVTARMICAGNIQGGVDACQGDSGGPLVCLERGRRWFLAGIVSWGEGCARQNRPGVYTQVIKFTDWIHQQTKGQV; encoded by the exons ATGCAGCGCCGCCTGCCTGGCTCCAACAAGGTCCTGCACAGCCGTCTAGAGGAGCAGTACTACATGGAGAAAGATGAAGATACGCTGAGGCTGTTAG GCTTGAACCTAGATGAcaatgacgatgatgatgatgactctGATGACAAGGCGGAAAAGATAAAGAATCCCAACTCTTTGCAGAGTGGAAAGTGGCAGCTTGGACTTCAGG CCATGTCTTTTGACCTTTACGCCAAGTATGGAAATAATCGCACACTCAGCCTGGTGAGCCCAAAGAAGCCCTATTACCAGTGGAGACTCAGAGTGCCCTCTGGTCATGTTGTACGACTGGATGTGGTCACTCTACAGGGAGCAACGCCTGGGAGCTGTTCAGCCAATAAACTTTCTGCATATGACTTTCTTCTGCCCCTCCAGAATAAGATCATTGCCAG GTGGTGTGGCATGCCAGTGTCTGGGTCGTCTCCTGTTATGAAGCTAACATCATCTGGAAACGTCATGCTGGTCACTTTTTCCTTCAGTCGACAAAGACAGGGAGCCATCTTTAAAGCCTACTTCCAGGCTATACCAAAAGCTG aATGTGGAGGCTTCCTCTCCGCTTGGAATGGCTCTGTGGTGTCTCCTTACTATCCTGCCTACTACCCTCCCAACGTGGACTGCAACTGGAAGATCAGG gCTCCATTGCCGGGTTACCTGCTCTCCATAACCATTGTGATGTTGGACATTCAGGATTCACCCACCTCGAGCAGCTGCGAGAAAGACTGGTTGGAAATCGGCGGTGTCAA GCTGTGTAATCCAGTTGGGGACAGCAGTAGGAAGAGGATCTACCCATCTCCCGTTTTACTACACTTTCACTCGGACGAGTCTTTAACTCACAAGGGCTTTTACCTGGTCTACAGAGCGTTTTCCCCAGAGAGCA CGTGTCCGAGACAGTTCCGTTGTGGAGACGGACGCTGTATTCCTCTGAGGAAAGTGTGTGATGGAGAGAGGGACTGTGCAGACGGCCGGGACGAGGCAAAGTGCT CTATATGCAAAACAGGGGAGGTGTACTGCGGGAGTGGACAGTGCAGACCACATGGGAGCCAGTGTAACTTGCAGATTGCCTGTGGAGACAGCAGCGAGGAATCTAACTGTG CAGGTAAATGTCACCACATGTGCCCAAATAAAATATGCTTGCCCAAATCTGCCATGTGCGACGGAATCATAGACTGCAAGGACCGCAGCGACGAGCTCAACTGCACAAGAGCAT TTCATAAAGGTTGCTCACCCACGTCCTATAAATGTGCGAATGGCAAGTGTATTAATAAGGTGAACCCAGAGTGTGATGGCATCAAAGACTGCAAAGATGGCTCGGATGAGATGCGCTGTG GCTGTGGGACACGGCCCAGGAAAAGGGCAAAGATTGTGGGGGGCACGGATGCTCAAGCCGGCTCATGGCCGTGGCAGGTCAGCCTGCAGATGGAGCGTTACGGCCATGTGTGTGGAGCCTCACTGGTTGGCACCCGTTGGCTCCTGTCTGCTGCTCACTGCTTCCAGGACTCGGATGCCATAAA GTACTCGGATGCCCGTGCTTGGAGAGCCTACTTGGGCATGCGGGTGATGAACACAGCCAGCAACGCAGCGGCTACCCGGCAGATTCGCCGCATTGTCCAACATGCCCAATATGATCAGTTCACCTCCGACTATGACATCGCTCTGCTGGAGCTCAGCGCCCCCGTCTTCTTCAACGACCTGGTCCAGCCTGTCTGTGTGCCCGCACCCTCCCACGCCTTCACTTCCGGCACCAGCTGCTTTGTCACCGGCTGGGGCGTCCTCACTGAGGAAG GTGAGCTGGCCACGTTGCTGCAGGAGGCCACCGTCAGCATCATCAATCACAAAACCTGCAACAAAATGTATGATGATGCTGTCACTGCCAGAATGATCTGTGCAGGGAATATACAGGGAGGAGTCGATGCCTGTCAA GGAGACTCCGGAGGACCCCTGGTGTGTCTGGAGCGAGGGCGTAGGTGGTTCCTGGCCGGCATTGTGAGCTGGGGGGAGGGCTGCGCCCGGCAAAACCGGCCTGGGGTTTACACACAGGTCATCAAGTTCACAGACTGGATCCACCAGCAGACTAAAGGGCAGGTGTGa